One window of Equus quagga isolate Etosha38 chromosome 4, UCLA_HA_Equagga_1.0, whole genome shotgun sequence genomic DNA carries:
- the PLAAT1 gene encoding phospholipase A and acyltransferase 1: protein MAFNDCFSLKYPGNPQPGDLIEVFRPGYQHWALYLGDGYVINMAPIEDGIPAAFTSAKSVFSRKALVKMQLLKDVAGNDTYRINNKYDETYPPLPVEEVIQRSEFVIGQEVEYDIFVNNCEHFVTLLRYGEGVSEQANRAISTIGFVTAAAGAFSLLGLFPKRERTKYY from the exons ATGGCGTTCAATGATTGCTTTAGTTTGAAGTACCCTGGCAACCCCCAGCCAGGGGACTTGATTGAAGTGTTTCGTCCTGGCTATCAGCACTGGGCGCTGTACTTGGGTGACGGTTATGTTATCAACATGGCACCTATAG AAGATGGCATTCCTGCAGCATTTACAAGCGCCAAGTCTGTATTCAGCAGAAAGGCCCTGGTGAAGATGCAGCTCTTGAAGGATGTTGCAGGAAATGACACGTAtagaataaacaataaatacGATGAAACATACCCCCCTCTCCCTGTGGAAGAAGTCATACAACGGTCAGAGTTTGTTATTGGCCAGGAGGTGGAGTATGACATATTTGTCAACAACTGTGAGCATTTTGTGACTTTGCTTCGCTATGGAGAAGGAGTTTCAGAGCAG GCCAACCGAGCAATAAGTACCATTGGGTTTGTGACAGCTGCTGCTGGCGCCTTCTCGCTCCTGGGCTTGtttccaaaaagagaaagaacaaagtacTATTAA